The genome window CAGCCGAGGTCGCCGCCGGGCAGGACGGTGAGGTTGGCGGCGTGGTTCTGCACGGCCGGTACGGGCAGGAGGGTGTCGGTGCGGTCGAAGGCAGCGGACAGATCGACGCGGCCGGACCGGTCGGGCTCGTCGGACCGGCCGGACAGTTCTGACCCGTCGGAGTGGCTGGGCAGGTCGGAGTGGCTGGGCAGGTCGGGCTGGTCGGCGGTCACAGTGCCTCCCCGGGCGTGCGGGCAGCGGACAGGTGTCGGCGCGCGGTCTGTTCCAGGTGGACGAGGTCGCAGGCGACGGTCGCGAAGGTGAAGCCCTCGGCGAGGCGCTTCGCGGCGCTCGGACCGTCCGGGTTGTGGATGCCGGCGGCGATTCCGGCGGCTGCCGCCGCCTCGCGGACGGTGACGAGCGCGGCCTCGAAGGTGTCGGCGAGGGCCGGGTCCGTGGAGGTGGCGCCGCCGAGGGCGAGGCGCAGGTCGGAGGGGCCGACGTAGACGCCGTCCAGGCCGGGCGTCGCGCAGATCCGTGCCACGTCGGCGAGTCCCTCAGCGGTCTCGATCATGGCGAGGACGACCGTGGCGTCGTGCGCGGCAGCCGGGTCGGGGCCGATGCGCAGTGCGGAGCGCATCGGGCCGTAGGAGCGGCGTCCGTACGGCGGATAGCGGACGGCGGCCACGGCTTCGGCGGCCTGCTCCGCCGTGTCGACCAGTGGCACGATCACACCGGTGGCGCCCGCGTCGAGGGCCCGGCCGATCGGGCCGGGGTCGTTGGCCTCGACCCGGACGAGGCCGACGGCGGTGGAGCCCTTGGCGTCGATGGCGAGGAGGTTGTTGAGCATGCCGGAGAAGCCGAACAAGCCGTGCTGGGCGTCGAGGGCGACGTAGTCGTAGCCGAGGCGGGCGACGCGTTCGGTGGCGACAGGCGCGTCCAACAGGCACCAGTAGCCGAGGAGTTGCTCGCGGGCGCGCAGGCGGGTGGTGAACTCTGCCGGGTCATGAGCGGTTGTTCCTTCGCGGGGTTCGCAGGGGTTCGCAGGGGTTCGCGGATGGGCGCAGAGGGAGGTCGGGGTTCGGGGCGGCTCAGCGGTTGTAGGCGGGCATGGGGCCGCGCAGCGCGGCGCCGACCTCGTCGCAGGCGGCGGTGACGTCGGCGGGCAGCGGGCCGGCCTGGGCGGCGGCGAGGTTGGCGGTCAGGTGCTCGGTGCGGGAGCCGCCGAGCGGCAGGGCGTCGGTGGAGTCCCGGTCGAGGAGCCAGCGCAGGGCGAGTTCGGTGAGCGGGAGGCCGGCGTCGTCGGCGACGCGGGACAGCGTGGCGACCGCGTCGAAGAGCTGGCGGTCCCAGTTGCGCTGCCGGTACATGGCGGCGAGGCGTGAGTCGCCGAACCGTCCGAACCCGGGGGTCCGTCCGTAGCTGTGCCGTCCGTCAACGTGGTCGCCCCCGGCCCGACCGACACACCGATGCTGTCCGACCCCGCCCGCACACCCCCGGCCCGCCCGCCGCTCGGCCGGTTCGTCTCCCCCGACGAGGTCGCCGCCCTGACCGCGTTCCTCCTCGGCCCGGACGGCGGCGCGATCACCGGCCAGCAACTCGTCCAGTGCGCGGGGGCGTCGCTGTGACCCGGGCTGTCCCACGACTTGCTCGACGGCGTGCAGGTGCGGTCGGGGTGTTCGACCAGGGCCTAGTTGACGCCCCGGGTGTGCCCGGCCCAATAGGGCTCCCGCAACTTGAACTTCTGGATCTTTCCGGTCGCCGTCCTCGGGATGGCGTCCCGGAACTCCACGCTCGTCGGGGCCTTGTACCCCGCCAGCCGCTCCTTGCAGTGGGCGATGATCTCCGCCTCGCTCACCGCCGCGCCGTCGGCCCGGACGATCAGCGCCTTGATCGTCTCGCCCCACCGGGTGTCCGGCACCCCGATGACGGCGACCTCGGCCACTCCCGGGTGGCTGAAGATGGTGTCCTCCACCTCGATCGACGACACGTTCTCGCCGCCCGTGATGATGACGTCCTTCTTCCGGTCCGAGATCGTCAGATGTCCGTCCCCGGGGTCGAGGGTCCCGCCGTCGCCCGTGTGGAACCAGCCGTCCTCCAGCACGGCCGCCGTCTCCTCGGGCTTGTCCCAGTAGCCGTCGAGAACCACGTTCGAGCGCGCCAACACCTCACCGGAGTCGGCCACTCGGAGCTTCACGCCGAGCGCGGGCAGACCGGCCCGTGACAGTTTCCGGGCCCGCTCCTCGCCCGGCAGGGCCTCGTCCTCGGGCCGCGCGCGGTTGAACGTCAGAAGCGGTGAGGTCTCCGTCAGACCGTAGATCTGGGTGAACTCCCAGCCCAGTTCCTCCCCGACCCGCTGGATCGTCCGGCTCGGCGGCGGCGCGCCCGCGCACACGATCCGTACCCGGTCACGCCCCGGCACCGGCCCCTGCCAGTCGGCCGCCGCGTCGAGGACCGCGTTCCACACCGCAGGCGCGCCGCACATCAGCGTCACGCCGTGCTCGTCCACCCGGCGCAGGATCTCGGCGCCGTCGACCTTGCGGAGCACCACCTGTTTGGCGCCGAGCCCGGCCATCACGAACGGCATGCCCCAGCCGTTGCAGTGGAACATCGGCAGGGTGTGCAGGTACACGTCCCGCTCCCAGGCCCGGGTGTGCAGGCCGAAGGTCAGTCCGTTCACCCAGATGTTGCGGTGGGTGAGCTGAACTCCCTTGGGGCGTGCGGTCGTTCCCGACGTGTAGTTGATCGTCGCGGTGGCGTCCTCGTCCGGCCTCGACCAGGGCCTCGGCTCCACCCCGAACCGCATCAGCTCCGTCTCCGTCCCCTCCCCCAGCGTGTACCGGTGAGCCACCTTGACGTCGGCGACCGTGTCCCTCACCTCGGGATCGACGAGCAGCACCGAGGCGCCGCTCTGCCGTACGACGTACTCGATCTCCTCCGCCTTCAGCCGGAAGTTGACCGGCACACAGATCCGCCCGCTCATCGGCACCGCGAACAGCAGCTCCAGCATCCGGGCCGAGTTGTGGCTGACCACCGCGACCCGCTCGCCCTCCCCCACGCCCAGCGCGTCCAGCCCCGCCTGCCAGGCCCGCACGCGCTCGCCCAACCGTCCGTACGTCGACGGCGCGACCGGCGGCGCGGGCTGGTTCGGCTCGTCGATCACACCGGGGCTGTCGGCGAACCCCAGCTCAGCCCGGTCCAGGAAGTCGGCGATGGTCATAGGAACGCGCATCAGTCTCCCCACTCGTCACTCGTCGTACGTCTTACGTCTTACGTCTTACGTCACTCGCCACTCGTCGTACGTCACTCGTCATGCGTCACTCGACGTACGCCATGTGTCATGCGTGTACGCCTCATAGGAGGTGTTCCTCGCACAACGGGCGGCACACGCCGCTGGTTCGTCACCCGATCGAGTACAGCCGTCCCGGGTGGCCCCGGTGGGGGCGAAGGCACCATGGATCGCGCGCTTTGTCACGTGCATAGCTAGAATTTTCTGCTTCGCCGTTTCAAGGTGGTTCCTCCTGTGCGCCCGACCCGTCCGGAGGGATCCCGCAGTGAGACGCAGGCGATTTGTGGCAGGTACGGTCGGCGCGGTCTCCGGGCTGACGCTCGGCGCCCCGGTCCCGGCGCGGGCGGGTGCGTCGGCGCCCCGTACACAGGGGGAGACGCCTGGTACGGAAGGGGAGACGCCTCGTACGGAAGGCTGGCAGGCGGTGCCCGCGCCGGGCAGCGTTCCCGCCGCGCAGCTGCGCCGTGTCGCCGTCGCCGGGCCCCGGCTGGCCTGGGCCGTGGGTGAGGAGAACCTCGCGCCGCAGTCCCAGCAGCACGCGCTGGCCATGCTGTGGAACGGCACCGCCTGGACGAAGACCGACCTGTCCCATCTCGGGCACACGCGGTTGACCGATGTCGCGGGTGTGCGCGCGAACGCGGCCTGGAGTGTGGGTCTGCCCACCGGGGACGGCAGCCCGCTGCTGCGCTGGACGGGAACCACCTGGCGCGAAGCCGACTTCCCGGGCCGGGGCGAGCCGGACGTGCGGCTCAACTCGGTGGCGGTCGGCCCCGGCCGCCAGGTGTGGATCTGCGGCAGCCGGGGCGGCGCCGCCGGTCTGCTGCACGGCGACGGTCGCCGCTGGCGATGGCTGGCCCCTCTGCCCGTCCCGAGCGTGAACCTCTACCGGGTCGTGGTGCGCCGCCGGGGCGAGGTCTGGGTGGGCGGGGACCGGTCCAACGGGGGCGGCTGGTCCGGGCTCGTGGCCCGCTGGGACGGGGCGTGGACGGCGCTGCCGCCGATCGCGGGGCTGCGGCTGGGCATCGCCGATCTGCACGCGGCCGGTCCGGACGACGTCTGGGCGGTGGGAACCGAGGCCGGTGCCGGCGGGCCGATCGGCCGCCCCGGCAACCCCGCGCTGGCCCACTGGGACGGCACGGCCTGGGCCCGTGTCGAAGCGGGCTTCACCGTCGGATCGTTGACGGGCATCGCGGGCGACGCGCGGGGCCGCGCCGCCTGGATCTCGGGCTGGAACTTCCAGGACCAGACCCGCAGTACGTACCTCCAGCGGAACGGCGACTCCTGGACCCTGGTCCGCGGCCCGTCCGGCCCGGCCCCGGCGCCGTACCTCAACGACGTCACCGCCGTCCCCGGCACCACGGCCTACTGGTCCGTGGGCATGACCCGCCCCACCCCCTACCCACCGACCGAGGCCTACACCGAACACCTACCGGCCTGACCACCGTGCCCCGTCAGAACACCGGACGGACGGACCCTCTGCCGACAAGAGCAAGTGCCGGGACATGGGCTGTGGGGGCAGGATGCCCCCGTGTCCACCGAAGTCAGCGGAATGATCGAGTGCCGACCGGGCGCCCGCCTCTGGGGTCCCGAGGACGAGGACTCCGTATGGCACACCGCCATCGACCTCTTTCTGCTCAACAACGGCAACGCCTACGACGCCCTGGGCGGCCTCTTCGGCATCCGCAACCACCGCGGCTTCCGCCCGCTGGCCGAGGGCCGAGGGCCGAGGGTTCCCGGCCGACGCGTCCGAGGGCCTGCGAGCCGAGTACGACGTCTACGGCGGACAGCCCGACGTCCACGGCACGACGTGGATCACCTGGGCCGAACTAGCCGCCGCCGACTGGCGGGAAACGGACGGCTCCGGCACCCGAAGCCGGGAAGCCGTCGCCGGTGACGCCACGCACTGGGGGCCCGTCTGGAGCGTGATGCGCACGCTCGGCGACCTGCATGGAGCGGACCATGTACGGCTTGTGGCTTGGTTCCACTGACCTGGGCTCGGAGGCGGCTCATCGCTTGCTGGTTGTTCGATGGAAAGCGGCCATGTCTGAACGTGATGTCATGTTGAACAAGCTCGCTCAGGGGCTGCGGTCGATGGTGGACGGGCTCGGCTGGTTCGACGGGCTGGGTGGGGAGGAGCAGTCGGAGACGCTGATGTTCCTGCGTCATCACTGCGTTCAGGCGCGTGTCGTGGACCAGGACGGTCCGGAGGCCGTACGGCTGTCCGGGCTGCGGCCGACACACACGCCCGCCGTGCTGATCACGTGTGGCCCGATCGAACAGCACCTGGGGAAGATCGTCTCCCTCGCTCCCCCTGACGAACGACGGAAGGCGTTGCGGCCGCTGGTCGCACTGCTCGGGATCGCCGACGGTCGGCGGCGCGAGCGGTTCTGCCGCGGTGGCTGCGGTCACTGGTGGCACGCCCTGTCCGCCACCGTCATGTGAGCGTGACGCGTGTGCCGCCCCCGGCCAGGACTTCGAGGGTCGCGGTGACCAGGTCGTACGGTTCGCCCTCCGGTGTCAGGACGTGGGACAGGTGTTCGTGGGCGATCGGGGCGTTCCGCCAGCGCACGGTCGCGGGCGAGGTGGGGCCGAAGTTGCCGCGCAGACAGTCCACCAAGGCGTCGAGGCAGCCGCCGAAGTAGCCGCCGGGGCCGTTGACGGCCTCACCCAGGGCCGGATAGAGGCTCGGCTCGTCGGTGATGCACCGGCCGTCCAACTCGGACGCCCCTCCGGCGGGGCGGTCCCGGTGGTCCAGTCGGCACCCCCGTTCGCGGACCAGGTCGAGCCAGGCCCCGCGTTGCCGGGTGTCCAGGTCGGTCCAAGCTCCGGGGGCGTCCGGCGGGGCGGCGAGCCAGCGCCGCCAGACGGGCCAGGCGTACTCGGGTACGGGTTCGGACACCTCTCCGTCGAGTTCCAGATCGATGAGGTCCGTCCCGTGCGAGGACGGGCCCCACGCACGGACCTTGGGCCGCAGCAGCCGGTCCGTGAGCGGTTCGCCCCTGTCGTCGTGTATCTCCAGCCACGCCTCGTCCAGGTCCAGGGCACGCCGAGTGCCCGTCGCGAGCGCACGCCGCAGCCGATCGCTCGGGGCGAACCCCCGGAGGACAAGGGGGCGCGGCAGCTGGTCGGGGCGGCAGGACGCGGGCGATCTCTTGGCAAGAGCCCAGCCAGCGCCGGCCGTCGTGCAGTCGGACCGGGGCCCGGTGTCCCTCGGGCGGGCCGTCGTAGTCGTCCAGGCCGGTGAGCACGAGGCTGTTCCATCCCGGGCCCGGGACCGGGCCGAGACCGTGCCGTCGCGGGTATGGTCCGGTGCGGTTCGTGCGCGGGTGCGGGCCGAGGCATTCCGCGTCTTCCAGTGGCCACGCGTCGAGCGTCCTCTGGAACGCCCTGTTCGACCCCCGCGACATCCTCGACCTCATCAAGAGCGGCCGTACCGAGGACGAGGCCGCCTCCCGTCTGGTGACCGCCCTCCGCGGCGCCCTCATCGGCTGGTCCACGACACCGGACCGCAGGGACGACTGAGCCGGCGGGCCCCGACCGGGCCCGCCGACCGGACGTCCGTGGGTCACACCACGCTCACGGGATGCCGTACCACCGCGTCGAACAGATAGCCCTGGGTGTTGGGCACGGCGGTGTCCGGCTGGGTGCGGCCGGCCGTGTCGGTGGCGCGGGCCAGCAGGTGGGTGGCGCCGGGCGCGTCGGGCCGCCAGCCGACGGACCAGCGGGTCCAGGTGCCGGAGCGGGGGCGGTCGTGCAGCCGGGCGGGCCGCCAGTTCGTGCCGCCGTCGGTGCTGACGTCGACATGGGCGACACCACCCGCGCCCGACCACGACCGCCCGTGCAGCACATGTTTCCGCCCCGCCGTGAACGTGGCCCCGCGCGCCAGTTCGAAGGCGCTCTTCGTGGTCTGCCGGGTGAGCGGCGCGCTGCCGCCCTCGGGGTGGGCGGGCCCGAACAGCCGGTAGAAGGCGGTGTTCCAGGGCGAGAACAGCGGCTGCGCGGACACCTCGATGTCACCGACCCACTTGATCGACGCGATCCCGATCCAGGACGGCACCAGCACCCGCACCGGGTGGCCGTGGTCGTACGGCAGTGGCTCACCGTTCATCTCGTACGCGAGCAGCACATCGTCGAGCGCCTTGGCGAGCGGCAGCGGCCTGCGCACCCGGCCCAGGCTCTCCCCGCCGCTGACGAACTCGGCGTCGAGGCCCCGGGGTTGCACATCGACGGCGTACGGGGAGAGCCCGGCTCCGCGCAGCACATCGGCAAGGCGCACCCCGCGCCAGCGGGCGACGCCGATCGCGCCCAGGGTCCAGGCGGTGCCGGTGACGGTCTCGCCCTGCTGGGTCGTGTAGAAGGAGCGGCCGTTCCCGGCGCACTCGACGAACGCGGTGCGGGTGACGGCCGGCAGGGCGCGCAGTTCGTCGTAGCCGAACTCCACCGGCCGGTCCTCGCCGGGGGCGCCGCGCAGCCCGCTCCCCCACAGCCGCAGCCGCCAGTCGGCGGCGTCCAGGACGGGGGTGGTGGTGTGGTTGCGTACGAAGAACAGGCTGTTGGGGGTGTGGTGGCCGGTGCCGCGCAGGGCTTCCCAGCGGGTCTCGGCGTTCGTGCCGCGCTGGATGAACCACTCGGGCGGCAGGGGTTTGACGATCGGTGTGTCGGCGGCGTGGGCGGGCCGTGCGGTGCCGAGCGCGGTTCCGGCGGCCGTGGCGGCGAGCAGGGTGAGCAGCCGACGGCGTGAGACGCCGTCGGCCCTGGCCTCACCGGCGAGCCACTGGCGCAGCCTGCGACGGTCGTAGTCGGTCTCGTGGCGGTGACCGGCGGGGGTGGGAGAGAGCATGGCGGATCCTCGTCATGCGGAGTGAAGGAGCACGGCAGGGACGGGAGGAGTGGCGGAGTAGGGGTGGCGGAGACGGCAGGGATGGCAGCGATGGCGGAGACGCCAGGGGTTGCAGGGGTTGCGCGCACAACTGGCTTACGCGGCAAGGTGGTTGGCGGCGGCCTCGGAGAGGCGCGCGATCAGCCGGTCGGCCGACAGAGCGCGGCGGCCACACGGACGAGGTCCACGGCGCGGCGGCGGGTCAGCGGCTCCGACAACGGCATGGCGGGATGCAAGCACGTGCGGCGGGGGATGTCAACGGAGCGTTCCGGTAGGCGCGATACGGGCCGCGCCGCGCGCCGGGGCGCTCTCTTCGTCCGCACTCTGCTCCCCGCCCGGCGTTGACGGGCCGCGAAAACGATCGCTAAAGTTTCAACTGGCATTGAGTGTCAGCGTCAAGCCCTGGCTTGCTGACCGGCAACCCTCCGCCGCGGTGGGGTGCTCCAGGTGAAAGCCCGGCCGGATCGCCGATCCGGCAAGCGCGTGGCCCCTGACAGGGCCTGGAACACGGAGGAGTGAGCATGCGGTACAGCGCCATCTCCGGTCCCTCCGGCACGGTCGCGGCGGCTCACTCCCGGTTCTCCCGCCGACGCCACATCGACCTGCAGCGCATCACCAGCTGTCTGTGTCGCGGCTGACCGCAGCCCCCAAGCCGATCTAGGGCGTTCCCCCGCTGGTCTCAGCCGTTCCGGCACCGGCGACGCATGCCCCTTTCCCGGCTCTTTTCCGTTTTCCTTTCCGCTTCCTTGTCCTTCCTTCTTCTCCCTCACCCTCCACAGCCGTGTCGTCCTGCCCTGGAGCGACACCATCCGCGTATCTCCGCCGTCCGCACGAGCCCGTGCGGGACGGCTTTCGAGTAGGAGAACCACTTCCGTGATATCGCATCCGGATTCCCGCCCCGCCCGATGGGCGACACTGACCGCGCTCCTCACCACCGGTGCACTGCTGACCGCCTGCTCGTCCGGAAGCGGCGGCGGTGCGAGCGACGGCACCGGCCGGCCGAAGTCCGGCGGCACCCTGACCTTCGCGGTGGGCTCCGACGCCGGCTGCGTGGACCCGCAGCAGGTCGGCAGCAACGACACCATCTACTCCCTGCGTCAGATCGTCGACTCCCTGACCGACCAGGATCCCAAGACCGGCAGGATCGTGCCGTGGCTGGCGAAGAGCTGGGACATCAGCAAGGACACGAAGACCTTCACCTTCCACCTCCGATCAGGGGTCACCTTCAGCGACGGGTCAACGCTCACCGCGCAGGTGGTCAAGGACAACTTCGACGCGGTGCCGAAGCTGGGCGCCCTCGCGACCCTGGCCCAGGGGTATCTGAGCGGGGTGGAGAGCACCACCGTGGTCGACCCGCTCACCGTGCGGGTGAGCTTCAAGCAGCCCAACGCCCAGTTCCTCCAGGCCACTTCCACGTTCTCGCTGGGCATCGAGTCGTCGGCGAGCGTGAAGCGGGCCCCGAAGCAGAAGTGCAGCGACGGGGTCGTCGGCAGCGGCCCGTTCACCCTGAAGCAGTATGTGCAGAACCGTTCCATCACCTTGGCCAAGCGGACCAAGTACGCCTGGGGTTCCGCGCTGTGGAGCAAGAAGGGCGAGGCGTACCTCGACCGGCTGGTGTTCAAGGTGGTGCCGGAGGCCGGTGTGCGCACCGGCAGCCTGCAGTCCGGTCAGGTGGACGCGATCAGCAGCGTCGGCAGGGCCGACGAGAGCGCGCTCAAGGGTGCCCAGGTGAACCTGGCGGCACGGGCCAACCCGGGCAATGTGTTCAACCTGGGGCTGAACAACTCCCGGCCGCTGCTGAAGGATGTGAAGGTACGGCAGGCGATCCTGTTCGCCGTCGACCGGCAGCAGATCGTGGACGCGGTGTTCCCGACCGGCACCCGGCCGGCCACGAGCATCCTGGCGCACACCACCCCGGACTACACGGACCTCGGCAAGGACCTGGCGCACGACGCGGCGAAGGCCAAGTCCCTGCTGGACGAGGCCGGTTGGAAGACCGGCGGCGACGGCATCCGGACGAAGGACGGCGACAGACTGAGCCTGACCGTCTCCTGGTTCGCCAACGCGGCCACCAACCAGCCCGCCCTGGAGCTGATCCAGCAGCAGCTCAAGGCCGTCGGTATCGACATCGTCCTCAAGGAACGGCAGATCAGCCAGTTCGCCACGACCCTGCAGTCCGGTGACTTCGACGCCGTATGGGGCAATGTCACCCGCGCCGACCCCGACATCCTGCGCAGCTCCTA of Streptomyces phaeolivaceus contains these proteins:
- a CDS encoding HpcH/HpaI aldolase family protein; this translates as MRAREQLLGYWCLLDAPVATERVARLGYDYVALDAQHGLFGFSGMLNNLLAIDAKGSTAVGLVRVEANDPGPIGRALDAGATGVIVPLVDTAEQAAEAVAAVRYPPYGRRSYGPMRSALRIGPDPAAAHDATVVLAMIETAEGLADVARICATPGLDGVYVGPSDLRLALGGATSTDPALADTFEAALVTVREAAAAAGIAAGIHNPDGPSAAKRLAEGFTFATVACDLVHLEQTARRHLSAARTPGEAL
- a CDS encoding aldo/keto reductase translates to MYRQRNWDRQLFDAVATLSRVADDAGLPLTELALRWLLDRDSTDALPLGGSRTEHLTANLAAAQAGPLPADVTAACDEVGAALRGPMPAYNR
- a CDS encoding SDR family oxidoreductase, whose translation is MPSVNVVAPGPTDTPMLSDPARTPPARPPLGRFVSPDEVAALTAFLLGPDGGAITGQQLVQCAGASL
- a CDS encoding AMP-binding protein; this encodes MRVPMTIADFLDRAELGFADSPGVIDEPNQPAPPVAPSTYGRLGERVRAWQAGLDALGVGEGERVAVVSHNSARMLELLFAVPMSGRICVPVNFRLKAEEIEYVVRQSGASVLLVDPEVRDTVADVKVAHRYTLGEGTETELMRFGVEPRPWSRPDEDATATINYTSGTTARPKGVQLTHRNIWVNGLTFGLHTRAWERDVYLHTLPMFHCNGWGMPFVMAGLGAKQVVLRKVDGAEILRRVDEHGVTLMCGAPAVWNAVLDAAADWQGPVPGRDRVRIVCAGAPPPSRTIQRVGEELGWEFTQIYGLTETSPLLTFNRARPEDEALPGEERARKLSRAGLPALGVKLRVADSGEVLARSNVVLDGYWDKPEETAAVLEDGWFHTGDGGTLDPGDGHLTISDRKKDVIITGGENVSSIEVEDTIFSHPGVAEVAVIGVPDTRWGETIKALIVRADGAAVSEAEIIAHCKERLAGYKAPTSVEFRDAIPRTATGKIQKFKLREPYWAGHTRGVN
- a CDS encoding DUF5958 family protein; translated protein: MSERDVMLNKLAQGLRSMVDGLGWFDGLGGEEQSETLMFLRHHCVQARVVDQDGPEAVRLSGLRPTHTPAVLITCGPIEQHLGKIVSLAPPDERRKALRPLVALLGIADGRRRERFCRGGCGHWWHALSATVM
- a CDS encoding barstar family protein → MSEPVPEYAWPVWRRWLAAPPDAPGAWTDLDTRQRGAWLDLVRERGCRLDHRDRPAGGASELDGRCITDEPSLYPALGEAVNGPGGYFGGCLDALVDCLRGNFGPTSPATVRWRNAPIAHEHLSHVLTPEGEPYDLVTATLEVLAGGGTRVTLT
- a CDS encoding sulfite oxidase; the encoded protein is MLSPTPAGHRHETDYDRRRLRQWLAGEARADGVSRRRLLTLLAATAAGTALGTARPAHAADTPIVKPLPPEWFIQRGTNAETRWEALRGTGHHTPNSLFFVRNHTTTPVLDAADWRLRLWGSGLRGAPGEDRPVEFGYDELRALPAVTRTAFVECAGNGRSFYTTQQGETVTGTAWTLGAIGVARWRGVRLADVLRGAGLSPYAVDVQPRGLDAEFVSGGESLGRVRRPLPLAKALDDVLLAYEMNGEPLPYDHGHPVRVLVPSWIGIASIKWVGDIEVSAQPLFSPWNTAFYRLFGPAHPEGGSAPLTRQTTKSAFELARGATFTAGRKHVLHGRSWSGAGGVAHVDVSTDGGTNWRPARLHDRPRSGTWTRWSVGWRPDAPGATHLLARATDTAGRTQPDTAVPNTQGYLFDAVVRHPVSVV
- a CDS encoding putative leader peptide; translated protein: MRYSAISGPSGTVAAAHSRFSRRRHIDLQRITSCLCRG
- a CDS encoding ABC transporter substrate-binding protein produces the protein MISHPDSRPARWATLTALLTTGALLTACSSGSGGGASDGTGRPKSGGTLTFAVGSDAGCVDPQQVGSNDTIYSLRQIVDSLTDQDPKTGRIVPWLAKSWDISKDTKTFTFHLRSGVTFSDGSTLTAQVVKDNFDAVPKLGALATLAQGYLSGVESTTVVDPLTVRVSFKQPNAQFLQATSTFSLGIESSASVKRAPKQKCSDGVVGSGPFTLKQYVQNRSITLAKRTKYAWGSALWSKKGEAYLDRLVFKVVPEAGVRTGSLQSGQVDAISSVGRADESALKGAQVNLAARANPGNVFNLGLNNSRPLLKDVKVRQAILFAVDRQQIVDAVFPTGTRPATSILAHTTPDYTDLGKDLAHDAAKAKSLLDEAGWKTGGDGIRTKDGDRLSLTVSWFANAATNQPALELIQQQLKAVGIDIVLKERQISQFATTLQSGDFDAVWGNVTRADPDILRSSYSTKLANFYHLPASPLDSLLTRQAATSDATERAQLVEQAQRLIVRNAYVVPVVELQTQLGVAKKVHDLGFEASSRIQLHDTWIG